In Bubalus bubalis isolate 160015118507 breed Murrah chromosome 3, NDDB_SH_1, whole genome shotgun sequence, a genomic segment contains:
- the NEK8 gene encoding serine/threonine-protein kinase Nek8 isoform X2 encodes MEKYERIRVVGRGAFGIVHLCLRKADQKLVIIKQIPVEQMTKEERQAAQNECQVLKLLNHPNVIEYYENFLEDKALMIAMEYAPGGTLAEFIQKRCNSLLEEETILHFFVQILLALHHVHSHLILHRDLKTQNILLDKHRMVVKIGDFGISKILSSKSKAYTVVGTPCYISPELCEGKPYNQKSDIWALGCVLYELASLKRAFEAANLPALVLKIMSGTFAPISDRYSPELRQLVLSLLSLEPAQRPPLSHIMAQPLCIRALLNLHTDLGSVRMRRAEKPLATGPPMTPGSTGSRTTSARCRGVPRGPARPAIPPPLSSVYTWGGGLSAPLRLPMLNTEVVQVAAGRTQKAGVTRSGRLILWEAPPLGAGGGALLPGAVEQQQPQFVSRFLEGQSGVTIKHVACGDLFTACLTDRGIIMTFGSGSNGCLGHGGLNDISQPTIVEALLGYEMVQVACGASHVLALSTERELFAWGRGDGGRLGLGTRESHSCPQQVPMPPGQEAQRVICGIDSSVILTVPGQALACGSNRFNKLGLDHLSLGEESALHQQVEEALNFTPLGSAPLDQEPLLSVDLGTAHSAAVTEGEVYSWGKGARGRLGRRDEDAALPRPVQLDETQPYTVTSVSCCHGNTLLAIRPVTDEPVPP; translated from the exons GATTGTTCATCTGTGCTTGCGCAAAGCTGACCAGAAGCTGGTGATCATCAAGCAGATCCCTGTGGAGCAGATGACTAAGGAAGAGCGGCAGGCAGCCCAGAATGAGTGCCAGGTGCTCAAGCTGCTTAACCATCCCAACGTCATTGAGTACTACGAGAACTTCCTGGAGGACAAGGCTCTCATGATCGCCATGGAGTACGCACCAG GCGGCACCCTGGCCGAGTTCATCCAGAAGCGCTGTAACTCCCTGCTGGAGGAGGAGACCATCCTGCACTTCTTCGTGCAGATCCTGCTGGCGCTGCATCACGTCCACAGCCACCTCATCCTGCACCGGGATCTCAAAACCCAAAACATCCTTCTCGATAAACACCGCATGGTCGTCAAGATTGGCGACTTTGGCATCTCCAAGATCCTTAGCAGCAAGAGCAAGGCCTACACG GTGGTGGGTACTCCCTGCTACATTTCCCCTGAACTGTGTGAGGGCAAGCCCTACAACCAGAAGAGTGACATCTGGGCCCTGGGCTGTGTCCTCTATGAGCTGGCCAGCCTCAAGAGGGCCTTCGAGGCTGCG AACCTGCCAGCGCTGGTACTGAAGATCATGAGCGGTACCTTCGCGCCCATCTCTGACCGGTACAGCCCGGAGCTGCGCCAGCTGGTTCTGAGTCTGCTCAGCCTGGAACCTGCCCAGCGGCCGCCGCTCAGCCACATCATGGCGCAGCCGCTCTGCATCCGGGCGCTTCTCAACCTGCACACGGACCTGGGCAGTGTCCGCATGCGGAG GGCAGAGAAGCCCTTGGCCACTGGGCCACCCATGACCCCGGGCAGTACAGGAAGCAGGACCACCAGCGCTCGGTGCAGAG GCGTCCCCCGGGGACCTGCACGGCCGGCCATCCCGCCACCGCTGTCGTCGGTGTACACGTGGGGCGGCGGGCTCAGCGCGCCACTCCGGCTGCCCATGCTCAACACGGAGGTGGTCCAGGTGGCAGCCGGGCGCACGCAGAAGGCCGGCGTCACTCGCTCCGGGCGCCTCATCCTTTGGGAG GCCCCGCCCCTTGGCGCGGGAGGTGGCGCCCTCCTGCCGGGGGCGgtggagcagcagcagccccagttCGTCTCCCGTTTCCTGGAGGGTCAGTCGGGTGTGACTATCAAGCACGTGGCCTGCGGGGACCTCTTCACCGCCTGCCTGACTG ACCGAGGCATCATCATGACCTTTGGCAGTGGTAGCAACGGGTGCCTAGGCCATGGCGGCCTCAATGACATCAGCCAG cCCACCATCGTGGAGGCCCTGCTGGGCTATGAGATGGTGCAGGTGGCTTGTGGGGCCTCTCATGTGCTGGCCTTGTCCACTGAGCGAGAACTATTTGCTTGGGGCCGCGGAGATGGTG GTCGGCTGGGACTAGGCACCAGGGAGTCCCACAGCTGCCCCCAGCAGGTACCCATGCCCCCAGGACAGGAAGCCCAGAGGGTTATATGTGGCATTGACTCCTCTGTGATCCTCACAGTGCCTGGCCAAGCCCTGGCCTGTGGGAGCAACAG GTTCAACAAGCTGGGCCTGGACCACCTCTCCCTAGGGGAGGAGTCTGCCCTACACCAGCAAGTGGAGGAGGCCCTGAACTTCACTCCATTAGGTTCTGCACCCCTGGACCAGGAGCCCCTGCTGAGTGTGGATTTGGGCACTGCTCATTCAGCAGCTGTAACTG AAGGTGAAGTGTACTCCTGGGGCAAAGGGGCCCGAGGTCGCCTG
- the NEK8 gene encoding serine/threonine-protein kinase Nek8 isoform X1 has product MEKYERIRVVGRGAFGIVHLCLRKADQKLVIIKQIPVEQMTKEERQAAQNECQVLKLLNHPNVIEYYENFLEDKALMIAMEYAPGGTLAEFIQKRCNSLLEEETILHFFVQILLALHHVHSHLILHRDLKTQNILLDKHRMVVKIGDFGISKILSSKSKAYTVVGTPCYISPELCEGKPYNQKSDIWALGCVLYELASLKRAFEAANLPALVLKIMSGTFAPISDRYSPELRQLVLSLLSLEPAQRPPLSHIMAQPLCIRALLNLHTDLGSVRMRRAEKPLATGPPMTPGSTGSRTTSARCRGVPRGPARPAIPPPLSSVYTWGGGLSAPLRLPMLNTEVVQVAAGRTQKAGVTRSGRLILWEAPPLGAGGGALLPGAVEQQQPQFVSRFLEGQSGVTIKHVACGDLFTACLTDRGIIMTFGSGSNGCLGHGGLNDISQPTIVEALLGYEMVQVACGASHVLALSTERELFAWGRGDGGRLGLGTRESHSCPQQVPMPPGQEAQRVICGIDSSVILTVPGQALACGSNRFNKLGLDHLSLGEESALHQQVEEALNFTPLGSAPLDQEPLLSVDLGTAHSAAVTASGDCYTFGSNQHGQLGTSARRVSRAPCQVQGLQGIKIAMVACGDAFTVAIGAEGEVYSWGKGARGRLGRRDEDAALPRPVQLDETQPYTVTSVSCCHGNTLLAIRPVTDEPVPP; this is encoded by the exons GATTGTTCATCTGTGCTTGCGCAAAGCTGACCAGAAGCTGGTGATCATCAAGCAGATCCCTGTGGAGCAGATGACTAAGGAAGAGCGGCAGGCAGCCCAGAATGAGTGCCAGGTGCTCAAGCTGCTTAACCATCCCAACGTCATTGAGTACTACGAGAACTTCCTGGAGGACAAGGCTCTCATGATCGCCATGGAGTACGCACCAG GCGGCACCCTGGCCGAGTTCATCCAGAAGCGCTGTAACTCCCTGCTGGAGGAGGAGACCATCCTGCACTTCTTCGTGCAGATCCTGCTGGCGCTGCATCACGTCCACAGCCACCTCATCCTGCACCGGGATCTCAAAACCCAAAACATCCTTCTCGATAAACACCGCATGGTCGTCAAGATTGGCGACTTTGGCATCTCCAAGATCCTTAGCAGCAAGAGCAAGGCCTACACG GTGGTGGGTACTCCCTGCTACATTTCCCCTGAACTGTGTGAGGGCAAGCCCTACAACCAGAAGAGTGACATCTGGGCCCTGGGCTGTGTCCTCTATGAGCTGGCCAGCCTCAAGAGGGCCTTCGAGGCTGCG AACCTGCCAGCGCTGGTACTGAAGATCATGAGCGGTACCTTCGCGCCCATCTCTGACCGGTACAGCCCGGAGCTGCGCCAGCTGGTTCTGAGTCTGCTCAGCCTGGAACCTGCCCAGCGGCCGCCGCTCAGCCACATCATGGCGCAGCCGCTCTGCATCCGGGCGCTTCTCAACCTGCACACGGACCTGGGCAGTGTCCGCATGCGGAG GGCAGAGAAGCCCTTGGCCACTGGGCCACCCATGACCCCGGGCAGTACAGGAAGCAGGACCACCAGCGCTCGGTGCAGAG GCGTCCCCCGGGGACCTGCACGGCCGGCCATCCCGCCACCGCTGTCGTCGGTGTACACGTGGGGCGGCGGGCTCAGCGCGCCACTCCGGCTGCCCATGCTCAACACGGAGGTGGTCCAGGTGGCAGCCGGGCGCACGCAGAAGGCCGGCGTCACTCGCTCCGGGCGCCTCATCCTTTGGGAG GCCCCGCCCCTTGGCGCGGGAGGTGGCGCCCTCCTGCCGGGGGCGgtggagcagcagcagccccagttCGTCTCCCGTTTCCTGGAGGGTCAGTCGGGTGTGACTATCAAGCACGTGGCCTGCGGGGACCTCTTCACCGCCTGCCTGACTG ACCGAGGCATCATCATGACCTTTGGCAGTGGTAGCAACGGGTGCCTAGGCCATGGCGGCCTCAATGACATCAGCCAG cCCACCATCGTGGAGGCCCTGCTGGGCTATGAGATGGTGCAGGTGGCTTGTGGGGCCTCTCATGTGCTGGCCTTGTCCACTGAGCGAGAACTATTTGCTTGGGGCCGCGGAGATGGTG GTCGGCTGGGACTAGGCACCAGGGAGTCCCACAGCTGCCCCCAGCAGGTACCCATGCCCCCAGGACAGGAAGCCCAGAGGGTTATATGTGGCATTGACTCCTCTGTGATCCTCACAGTGCCTGGCCAAGCCCTGGCCTGTGGGAGCAACAG GTTCAACAAGCTGGGCCTGGACCACCTCTCCCTAGGGGAGGAGTCTGCCCTACACCAGCAAGTGGAGGAGGCCCTGAACTTCACTCCATTAGGTTCTGCACCCCTGGACCAGGAGCCCCTGCTGAGTGTGGATTTGGGCACTGCTCATTCAGCAGCTGTAACTG CCTCTGGTGACTGCTACACTTTCGGCAGCAATCAGCATGGGCAGTTGGGTACCAGTGCTCGCCGGGTCAGCCGGGCACCCTGTCAAGTCCAGGGCCTCCAGGGCATCAAGATAGCGATGGTGGCCTGTGGGGATGCCTTCACTGTTGCCATTGGGGCAG AAGGTGAAGTGTACTCCTGGGGCAAAGGGGCCCGAGGTCGCCTG